The proteins below are encoded in one region of Triticum aestivum cultivar Chinese Spring chromosome 1B, IWGSC CS RefSeq v2.1, whole genome shotgun sequence:
- the LOC123101865 gene encoding uncharacterized protein, with the protein MQDKWKSNLDEYEVHTASDGSESDDSDYAIPPAESNSSASDDEVLELRKYAKELKEKVRKNMLREEEGKPCNVPEEFIIPETFKLDDSDGEGTPYFESDDDLSYDEGCDGEVNEVRRRKTTHRVFDDSTDKPEFAVGMAFQDSREFKQALVKYGLANFHHLRFPKDEKKRVSAECSWPGCPRSIYGSITSRSDWLLVVRYTNEHTCIPRMDNKLVYKHSHCQKVFQTDQTQSYLACRAYAGGGT; encoded by the coding sequence ATGCAGGACAAATGGAAATCAAATTTAGATGAGTATGAAGTACACACTGCAAGTGATGGGTCTGAATCAGATGACAGTGACTATGCTATTCCCCCAGCAGAGAGCAATAGCTCAGCATCTGATGATGAAGTGCTAGAGTTGAGGAAATATGCTAAAGAATTGAAGGAGAAAGTCAGAAAGAACATGCTGAGAGAAGAGGAGGGCAAACCATGCAATGTGCCTGAAGAATTTATTATCCCAGAAACATTTAAGCTAGATGATTCAGATGGAGAAGGAACACCATATTTCGAAAGTGATGATGACTTGTCATATGATGAAGGCTGTGATGGAGAGGTAAATGAAGTGAGAAGAAGGAAAACAACACACAGAGTTTTTGATGACAGTACTGACAAACCAGAATTTGCTGTCGGCATGGCATTTCAAGATAGCAGGGAGTTCAAACAGGCACTGGTTAAGTATGGGCTAGCAAATTTCCACCATTTAAGATTTCCAAAAGATGAAAAGAAAAGAGTCAGTGCAGAGTGTTCCTGGCCTGGTTGTCCTAGGAGCATTTATGGTTCCATTACTAGCAGGTCTGATTGGTTGCTAGTTGTGAGGTATACAAATGAGCACACATGCATTCCTAGGATGGACAACAAGCTTGTTTACAAGCACAGTCATTGCCAAAAAGTATTTCAGACAGATCAGACACAATCCTACTTGGCATGTAGAGCATATGCAGGAGGCGGTACTTGA